In a genomic window of Flavobacterium sp. KACC 22761:
- a CDS encoding DUF4861 family protein: MKLSFLAALSFCFTCFAQNKTDASLYMKADKISYLTDIGSESGDLYSTIGHHGPAVENEWMALRIYFSDKVAIDVYSKAKPGLELKAAHWYPTPEQQKDGWGADYYKVANTVGLGGVKLWDGEKLVSLNPVSNRLAHVGKTETTSYMEMISRGVPYKGKKVDILVRVTVFSGKREAKVEAVSLTGEKVQFATGVNYFKDFETKKGANYIAVWGKHPEDVAAEIVPIGAGIMYNPKDYEKTTDDGNQYLLISKPTKNLETKIISSSAREQELNTLDKLEAYMKKLQ; the protein is encoded by the coding sequence ATGAAATTATCATTTTTAGCAGCTTTGTCGTTTTGCTTTACTTGTTTTGCACAAAATAAAACAGATGCAAGTTTGTATATGAAAGCAGACAAAATATCTTATCTGACTGATATTGGTTCAGAGTCGGGAGATTTGTACAGTACAATTGGACATCACGGACCTGCAGTAGAAAATGAATGGATGGCTTTGAGGATCTATTTTAGTGATAAAGTTGCGATTGATGTATATTCAAAAGCAAAACCAGGTTTAGAATTAAAAGCGGCACATTGGTATCCAACTCCTGAGCAGCAAAAAGATGGATGGGGCGCAGATTATTATAAAGTTGCTAATACAGTAGGATTGGGAGGAGTGAAGCTTTGGGATGGAGAAAAATTGGTTTCTCTGAATCCGGTGTCAAATCGCTTGGCTCATGTTGGCAAAACTGAGACCACTTCTTACATGGAAATGATTTCAAGAGGAGTTCCGTACAAAGGAAAAAAAGTCGATATTTTAGTTCGAGTGACTGTATTTTCAGGAAAAAGAGAAGCTAAAGTTGAAGCTGTTAGTTTGACAGGAGAAAAGGTGCAATTTGCTACTGGAGTAAATTATTTCAAAGATTTTGAGACAAAAAAGGGAGCAAATTATATTGCGGTTTGGGGAAAACACCCAGAAGATGTAGCGGCTGAAATTGTTCCAATTGGGGCCGGAATTATGTATAATCCAAAAGATTACGAAAAAACTACAGACGATGGTAATCAGTATTTGCTGATCTCGAAACCAACAAAAAATTTAGAGACAAAAATTATTTCATCAAGTGCCAGAGAACAAGAGTTGAACACTTTGGACAAATTGGAAGCTTACATGAAAAAATTACAATAG